A stretch of DNA from Methylosinus sp. LW4:
CGTCGAGATCGGGCATGACGAGATCGAGAATCAGCAGATCGACCGGCGTCGCGCCATTCTGCGTCAGCCGCGCCAGCGCCTGCTCGCCGCCCTCGACAGTCTCCACCTCATAGCCGAAGCGCCGCGCCGAAGCCTCGAGCAAGCGGCGCTGGACCGGATCGTCGTCGGCGATCAGAATCGTAGAAGTCATTGATCCTCTTGAAATCTCTTAGGCCTGCGCGGCGTGGGCTCGGGCGGATCGCGACGATCCGCGGCGTGCAATAGAGGATGTGGACGACGCCACCTTCCGGCCATGCTCGGAGATCAGGGTAAAGGCGTCGTTAACGTGAGCCTCGCCGTCGGGACGAATCCGAAGGCCGGGGACGAGAAAAGCTCCTGCGCGGCCAGCGGCTCGGCGGCCTGCGACTTGCATTTTTTCCGTCCCGTGCCCGATATTCGGCGAAGCGCCCTTCATCCTCAACTCCCGGTTCGAACCATGCCGCATCTTCACGCCCGCGTCCAAGCCCCTCTTCGCGACGCCGTCTCCGAGGCCGAGGCCGGCGGCCCCGGCCCCGCGCTCCCCGAATGGAATCTCGCCGATCTCTACGCCGCGCCGGATTCGCCGGCGCTGGCCGCCGACATTGCGGCGGCGGAGAAGGAGGCCTCGGCCTTCGCGGCCGCCTATCGCGGCCGCCTGAGCGAGATCGCGAGCGGCGCGACGGCGAGCGAGACGCTCGGCGAGGCCGTGCGGCGCTATGAGGCGCTACAGGACCTGTTGGGCCGAATCATGTCCTATGCGGGTCTGGTCTACGCCGGCGACACCACCGACCCCGCGCGCGCCAAATTCTATGGCGACATTCAGGACAAGATCACCGAAATTTCCACGCAGCTGCTGTTCTTCCAGCTCGAGCTGAACCGCATCGACGACGCAATTCTCGACGCCGCGGCGGCGAAGGCGCCGCTCGCGCATTGGAAGCCCTGGCTCGAAGATATTCGCATGGAGAAGCCCTATGAGCTCTCCGACGAGCTGGAGCGTCTCTTCCACGAGAAATCCGTCACCGGCCGCGCCGCCTGGAACCGCCTTTTCGACGAGACCATCGCCTCGCTGCGCTTTTCGATCGGCGGCAAGGAGCTGACGATCGAGCCTGCGCTCAATTTAATGCAGGATACGCGCGAGGAGGTGCGGCGCGAAGCCGCGCTCGCCGTCGGCGCGACGCTGAAAGCCAATCTGCGCACCTTCGCGCTCGTCACCAACACGCTCGCCAAGGACAAGGAGATCGGCGATCGTTGGCGCGGCTTCGAGGATGTCGCCGATTCGCGCCATCTCTCCAACCGCGTCGAGCCCGAAGTCGTCGCGGCGCTGGTGGAAAGCGTGACGAAAGCGCATCCCAAGCTGTCGCATCGCTATTACAAGCTCAAGGCCAAATGGTTCGGCAAGGAGGCGCTGGACTATTGGGACCGCAATGCGCCGCTCCCCTCCGTCCCCTCGCATAATTACAGCTGGGACGAGGCGCGCGACATCGTTCTCACGGCCTATAGCGGCTTCGCGCCGCAAATGGCGGAGATCGCCTCGCGCTTCTTCGACAAGAGCTGGATCGACGCGCCGGTGCGGCCGGGCAAGGCGCCCGGCGCCTTCGCGCATCCGACCGTGCCGTCGGCGCATCCTTATGTTCTGGTCAATTTCCAGGGCAAGACGCGCGATGTGATGACGCTGGCCCATGAGCTCGGCCATGGCGTGCATCAGGTGCTGGCCTCGCGCCAAGGCGCGCTGATGGCGCCGACGCCGCTGACGCTCGCCGAGACGGCCTCCGTCTTCGGCGAGATGCTGACCTTCCGCTCGCTCTTGGCGCAGACGACCGACGTCGAGAAGAAGCGCGCGCTGCTCGCCTCCAAAGTGGAGGACATGCTCAACACTGTGGTGCGGCAGATCGCTTTCTATTCCTTCGAGCGCAAGGTGCACACCGAGCGCAAGAAGGGCGAGCTGACCGCCGACAAGCTCTGCGAGCTGTGGATGAGCGTGCAGAGCGACAGTCTCGGCCCGGCCATTCGGCTCGGCGAAGGATACGAATCCTTCTGGGCCTATATTCCGCATTTCGTGCATTCGCCCTTCTATGTCTACGCCTACGCCTTCGGCGATTGTCTCGTGAACTCGCTCTATGGCGTCTATCAAAAGGCGGAGACGGGCTTCGCCGAGCGCTATTTCGGCCTGCTCGAGGCCGGCGGCGCCAAGCCCTATAATGAGCTGCTCGCCCCCTTCGGTCTCGACGCGCGCGATCCCGCCTTTTGGGGCATAGGGCTCGAGATGATCGAGGGGCTGATCGCGGAGCTGGAGGCGATGGAGGGGTAGCGCGTCCGCGGGCGCTCTACGGCCGGCTGATCGGCGCCTTTTCTTCCGACGCGCTTCGATCTATCTTGGGCTCATGAGCGCCACCATCACATTCGATACGCTGAAATTCGTCGAGAAGCTCGAGTCCGGCGGCTTTTCGCACGCTCAAGCGAAAGCCGCGGCGGAGGCTTTCGCCGAGGCGTCGAGCCAGGAGTTCACCACCAAGGCCGATTTGGCGGCTCTTCAGATGGAGCTGCGGGCCTCGGAGCAGAAGCTCGAAGCCAAGATTGCGACCACCGCCGCCGATTTGAAGGTCGATATTCTCCGCTGGCTGATCGTGACGCAACTCGCCCTCGGCGGCTTCCTGTTCGCCGCGATGAAATTCACACGCTGAAGGGCGAGCCCCCTCACTCCACATTCTGCCCGATCCGCCACAACACGCCTGACGGATCGACCAATGTGAAATCGCGCATCCGCCATGGCTGGCGCTGCACATCCGAGATTTTGACGCCATAGCGCGCGCCGATCCCGCTCTCATCGACCTTCGCCTTCCACGCGTCGACATCCTCGACCAGCAGATGCAGCATCAGATTCTCGGCGAATTCCTTCACGTAGAAATTCTGCAGCAGGAAGCTCACAGTCTCGTGATGGAAATAGGCGACGCCATCGCCGTCCGAGGCGAGCGTGAAACCCAATTCCTGATAGAAGCGCTTTGAGAGCTCGAAATCCTTCGCCGGCACGAAGGCCTTTAATTCAACGCATCGCAAATTCGACATGAACGGCTCCCGAGAAACGGAACGCCGCCCATCCTATCAGAAAAAGCGCGTCAGCTCTCGCGGTCCGGCCCGCCCCACAGCCAGGCCGCGCCGCGCACACCGCCCGAGTCGCCATGCACATTGCGCAATATGCGCGTGTCGATGGCGTCCGAGAACGCCTGCTTCTCGACCAGATCGCGCAGGCCCTCATAGATGAAATCGATATTGGACACGCCGCCGCCGAGCACGATCACATCTGGATCGAGCAGATTGACGATGCCCGCCAGCGCGCGCGACAGGCGGTCTCGATAGACTTCCAGCGCATGGCGCGCCGCCGCCTCGCCCGCCGCGGCGCGCGCGGCGATCTCCTCGCCGCTCGCCTCGGTGCCGCTGCGCTGGCCATAATCATAGGCGAGCGCCGGGCCGGCGAGAAAAGTCTCCACGCAGCCATAATGGCCACAATAGCAGAGCCGCCCGGGAAATTCGTCCGGCGTCATCCAGGGCAACGGCGTATGGCCCCATTCGCCCGCCACCTTGTTGACGCCCTGCAGAACCTCGCCATCGACGACGACGCCGCCGCCGACTCCCGTTCCCAATATCACGCCGAAGACCACGCGCGCCCCCGCCCCGGCGCCGTCCACGGCCTCCGACAGGGCGAAGCAATTGGCGTCATTCTCGAGCCGCACCGGGCGCTCGAGCAGCGCCGCGAGATCCTTGTCGAGCGGTCTGCCGTTGAGCCCCGTCGTGTTGGAGTTTTTCACGAGGCCGGTGCGCGGAGAGATGACGCCCGGCGTGCCGACGCCGACGCTGCCGCGCCCGCCGATCTCGCGCTCGAGATCGAGCACGAGGCCGCCGATGGTCGCCAGAACGGCGGCGTAATCATGCGCGGGCGTCGGCGCGCGCCGGCGCGCCAGCGTCTCGCCCATGGGACCCATGGCGATCGCCTCTGTCTTGGTGCCGCCGAGATCGACGCCGATGCGGAAGGGTTCTCTGGTCATCGCCCTTCGTTCATCTATGGCGGCGGCGCGATCGGGCAGCCCCCGCCCCTATGGTCTTTCGCCTCGGCGCGTCGCCAAAGCTATTGCAGATAGGCGCGATCCAAATCGACCGCGCCTTTCAGCGTCGCGGCCGCGCCCCTGTCGATGCGCACGGAATCGAGCGACAGGCCCTCGGCCCGGGTTCCCTCGAAGCGCGCGCCGGTGAGATCGGCGCCGGCGGCGTCGACATCCTTCAGCGAGGCCTTGTCGAAGATCGCGCCGGGCGCCCGCGCATAACGCATGTCGGCGCGGGAGAGATCTGCGCCGTCGAAATGCGCGCCGTCGAGCTTGGCGGAACGCAGCACGGCGCGCATCAGCCCCATGGACTGGTTCTTCATATCGGCGGACATATCCGCGCCGCGGAAGGAGGCGCCGCGCAGATCGGCGCCCGAGAGATCGGCGG
This window harbors:
- a CDS encoding M3 family oligoendopeptidase; the encoded protein is MPHLHARVQAPLRDAVSEAEAGGPGPALPEWNLADLYAAPDSPALAADIAAAEKEASAFAAAYRGRLSEIASGATASETLGEAVRRYEALQDLLGRIMSYAGLVYAGDTTDPARAKFYGDIQDKITEISTQLLFFQLELNRIDDAILDAAAAKAPLAHWKPWLEDIRMEKPYELSDELERLFHEKSVTGRAAWNRLFDETIASLRFSIGGKELTIEPALNLMQDTREEVRREAALAVGATLKANLRTFALVTNTLAKDKEIGDRWRGFEDVADSRHLSNRVEPEVVAALVESVTKAHPKLSHRYYKLKAKWFGKEALDYWDRNAPLPSVPSHNYSWDEARDIVLTAYSGFAPQMAEIASRFFDKSWIDAPVRPGKAPGAFAHPTVPSAHPYVLVNFQGKTRDVMTLAHELGHGVHQVLASRQGALMAPTPLTLAETASVFGEMLTFRSLLAQTTDVEKKRALLASKVEDMLNTVVRQIAFYSFERKVHTERKKGELTADKLCELWMSVQSDSLGPAIRLGEGYESFWAYIPHFVHSPFYVYAYAFGDCLVNSLYGVYQKAETGFAERYFGLLEAGGAKPYNELLAPFGLDARDPAFWGIGLEMIEGLIAELEAMEG
- a CDS encoding DUF1640 domain-containing protein, with protein sequence MSATITFDTLKFVEKLESGGFSHAQAKAAAEAFAEASSQEFTTKADLAALQMELRASEQKLEAKIATTAADLKVDILRWLIVTQLALGGFLFAAMKFTR
- a CDS encoding VOC family protein, whose amino-acid sequence is MSNLRCVELKAFVPAKDFELSKRFYQELGFTLASDGDGVAYFHHETVSFLLQNFYVKEFAENLMLHLLVEDVDAWKAKVDESGIGARYGVKISDVQRQPWRMRDFTLVDPSGVLWRIGQNVE
- a CDS encoding ROK family protein codes for the protein MTREPFRIGVDLGGTKTEAIAMGPMGETLARRRAPTPAHDYAAVLATIGGLVLDLEREIGGRGSVGVGTPGVISPRTGLVKNSNTTGLNGRPLDKDLAALLERPVRLENDANCFALSEAVDGAGAGARVVFGVILGTGVGGGVVVDGEVLQGVNKVAGEWGHTPLPWMTPDEFPGRLCYCGHYGCVETFLAGPALAYDYGQRSGTEASGEEIAARAAAGEAAARHALEVYRDRLSRALAGIVNLLDPDVIVLGGGVSNIDFIYEGLRDLVEKQAFSDAIDTRILRNVHGDSGGVRGAAWLWGGPDRES